ACGCGGGTACGCCAGTTCGTCGCCGACGCCAGCCACGAGTTGCGGACACCCCTCGCGGCGATCCGTGGCTACGCCGAGGTTGCCCGGCGCGGCCGCGACGAGGTCCCCGCCGACGTGGCGCACGCGCTACGACGGGTGGAGTCGGAGAGCACCCGGATGACCAGCCTCGTCGACGACCTGCTGCTGCTGGCCCGGCTGGACTCCGGCCGGCCGCTCGCGGCGGACCCGGTGGACCTGACCGCCCTGGTGGTGGACGCGGTCAGCGACGCGCACGTCGCCGGTCCCGAACACCGCTGGCAGCTCGATCTGCCCGAGGTGGCGATCCGGGTGCCCGGCGACGCCGCCCGGCTGCACCAGGTGGTGGCGAACCTGCTGGCCAACGCCCGGGTGCACACTTCGCCCGGCAGCACGGTCACCACCACGCTGGCCATCGACGCGGACAGCGCGGTGCTCAGCGTCGCCGACGACGGGCCGGGCGTGCCGGCGCAGCTGCAACCGGAGATGTTCGAGCGGTTCGCCCGCGGCGACGGCTCCCGGTCGAGGGCGCACGGCAGCACCGGCCTCGGCCTGGCGATCGTGGCGGCCGTGGTGGAGGCCCACCACGGCACGGTCGGGGTGGACAGCCGTCCGGGTCGGACCGTGTTCACCGTCCGGTTGCCGAATCCCACAGCTGACGCATAGTTCGCGCACGGCGTCGCGCCAGCCCCGCCGTCGAGGCTGGCCCCATGGACAGAACAGAGACCCTGCCGCCGACGCACCGCTCGCCGGCCTGGACCAGGCCCGCGCTGGTGGTCCTGCTGCTCGCCACCGGCCTGCTCTACCTCTGGGGCCTGGGCGCCTCCGGCTGGGCGAACTCGTTCTACGCGGCGGCCGCGCAGGCCGGCTCGGTCAGCTGGAAGGCGTTCCTCTACGGCTCGTCGGACGCCGCCAACTCCATCACCGTCGACAAGACACCCGCGTCGCTGTGGCTGATGGCCCTGTCCGTACGCGTATTCGGTCTGAACAGCTGGGCGATGCTCGTCCCGCAGGCGCTCTGCGGGGTCGCCTCGGTCGGCGTGCTCTACGCGACCGTGAAGCGCTGGTACGGGCCGGTGGCTGGCCTGATCGCCGGCGCGGTCCTCGCGGTCACCCCGGTGGCGACGCTGATGTTCCGGTTCAACAACCCCGACGCGCTGCTCGTCCTGCTGCTCGTCGCCGGGGCGTACGCCACCGTCCGGGCCCTGGAGGTGGCCAGTACCCGGTGGATCGTGCTGGTCGGTGTGCTGGTCGGTTTCGGCTTCCTCACCAAGATGTTGCAGGCGTTCCTGGTGGTGCCGGTCTTCGCCGGCGTCTACCTGCTGGCCGCGCCGACCGGGCTGTGGCGGCGGGTCCGGCAACTGCTGCTGGCCGGCCTGGCGGTGGTGGTCTCCGCCGGCTGGTGGGTGGCGATCGTCGAGCTGGTCCCGGCCAGCGCCCGCCCGTACATCGGCGGGTCGCAGGGGAACAGCATCCTGGAGCTGACCCTCGGCTACAACGGCCTCGGCCGGATCACCGGCGAGGAGGTGGGCAGCGTCGGCGGTGGTGGCGGCCCGCGGGGCGGTGGCGGCGGCCCGTTCTCGGGGCAGACCGGCGTGCTGCGGATGTTCGGCGGCGAGATCGGCGGTCAGATCTCCTGGCTGCTGCCGGCCGCGCTGATCCTGCTGGTCGCCGGCCTGCTGCTGGCCGGTCGCGCGGCCCGTACCGACCGCACCCGGGCCGGGCTGCTGCTCTGGGGCGGCTGGCTGCTGGTCACCGGCCTGATCTTCAGCTTCATGTCCGGCATCTTCCACGCCTACTACACGGTGGCGCTCGCCCCGGCGATCGGCGCACTTGTCGGCATCGGTGTGACGCTGCTCTGGCGGCAGCGCCAC
The window above is part of the Micromonospora sp. LH3U1 genome. Proteins encoded here:
- a CDS encoding ArnT family glycosyltransferase is translated as MDRTETLPPTHRSPAWTRPALVVLLLATGLLYLWGLGASGWANSFYAAAAQAGSVSWKAFLYGSSDAANSITVDKTPASLWLMALSVRVFGLNSWAMLVPQALCGVASVGVLYATVKRWYGPVAGLIAGAVLAVTPVATLMFRFNNPDALLVLLLVAGAYATVRALEVASTRWIVLVGVLVGFGFLTKMLQAFLVVPVFAGVYLLAAPTGLWRRVRQLLLAGLAVVVSAGWWVAIVELVPASARPYIGGSQGNSILELTLGYNGLGRITGEEVGSVGGGGGPRGGGGGPFSGQTGVLRMFGGEIGGQISWLLPAALILLVAGLLLAGRAARTDRTRAGLLLWGGWLLVTGLIFSFMSGIFHAYYTVALAPAIGALVGIGVTLLWRQRHALPGSGTDATAGTRWQRWRPLAATVTLAGTLAVTVWWAWVLLGRSPDWYPWLRTAVLVAGLVGAALILLAGRLPRRLMPVVLGLGAAAALAGPVAYAVQTAATPHTGSIPSAGPSVAGGFGRGGFPGGQPPGGMQLPGGGQRPGDGRDGGQAPGGQAPGLPGGGQGRDAGGGMGGLLDAREPSAALRALLERDSGDYTWVAATVGSNNASGYQLATGDPVMPIGGFNGSDPSPTLAQFQGYVADGKIHYFVGGGGFRANGGSSASQEIAAWVEETFTAQTVDGVTVYDLSTGTEAS